The Kosakonia sacchari SP1 genome includes a window with the following:
- the nikB gene encoding nickel ABC transporter permease subunit NikB: MSRFLLHRMLLLIPMIVAASVVIFLLLRLGTGDPAMDYLRLSNLPPTPEMIAATRIQLGLDQPLASQYLHWLWRALHLDFGISYATQRPVLEDVLHFLPATLQLAGAALALILLTSVPLGIWAARHRDGLPDFLVRAVAFLGVSMPNFWLAFLLVMFFSVHLQWLPAMGYGGWQHLILPAVSIAFMSLAINARLLRASMLEAAGQRHVTWARLRGLSDKQTERRHILRNASLPVITALGMHIGELIGGTMIIESIFAWPGIGRYAVSAIFNRDYPVIQCFTLVMVMVFVLCNLLVDLLSAALDPRIRHHEGAH, from the coding sequence ATGAGCCGCTTTTTACTGCACCGTATGCTGTTATTGATCCCGATGATCGTAGCCGCCTCGGTGGTGATTTTTCTGCTACTGCGCCTCGGCACGGGAGATCCGGCGATGGATTACCTGCGCCTGTCGAACCTGCCGCCAACACCGGAAATGATTGCCGCCACCCGCATTCAACTGGGGCTGGATCAGCCGCTCGCCAGCCAATATCTCCACTGGCTGTGGCGCGCGTTGCACCTTGATTTCGGCATCTCTTATGCCACGCAGCGCCCCGTGCTTGAGGATGTACTGCATTTTCTGCCCGCGACATTGCAACTCGCAGGCGCGGCGCTGGCGCTGATCCTACTCACCTCCGTACCGCTTGGCATCTGGGCGGCGCGCCACCGCGATGGTTTGCCGGATTTTCTGGTACGCGCGGTGGCGTTTCTTGGCGTGTCGATGCCGAACTTCTGGCTGGCCTTTCTGCTGGTGATGTTTTTTTCCGTGCATTTGCAGTGGCTACCCGCGATGGGCTACGGCGGCTGGCAACACCTGATCCTGCCTGCGGTGTCGATCGCTTTTATGTCGCTGGCTATCAACGCCCGCCTGCTGCGCGCCAGCATGCTGGAAGCCGCCGGGCAGCGCCATGTAACGTGGGCGCGGCTGCGCGGGTTAAGCGACAAGCAGACCGAGCGGCGGCATATTCTGCGTAACGCTTCACTGCCGGTGATCACCGCGCTGGGCATGCATATCGGCGAACTGATTGGCGGCACGATGATCATTGAAAGCATCTTCGCCTGGCCCGGAATTGGCCGCTATGCCGTATCGGCAATCTTCAATCGCGACTACCCGGTGATCCAGTGCTTTACGCTGGTGATGGTAATGGTTTTTGTGCTCTGCAATCTGCTGGTCGATCTATTGAGTGCCGCGCTCGATCCCCGCATTCGCCACCATGAAGGAGCGCACTGA
- the nikD gene encoding nickel import ATP-binding protein NikD produces MPAQLSLQNISLHAERPLVQEVSLTLQRGRVLALVGGSGSGKSLTCAAALGVLPAGVRQTAGQLLADNQPVTPQTLRGTTVATIMQNPRSAFNPLRTMAGHARETCLALGKPADNAILLAALQDVGLEDAERVLTLYPFEMSGGMLQRMMIAMALLSDAPFIVADEPTTDLDVVAQARILDLLAQIMRERQPGMLLVTHDMGVVARLADDVAVMDNGRIIEQGTVETLFSAPQQAVTRELIAAHLALYGLELSQ; encoded by the coding sequence ATGCCTGCACAACTGAGCCTGCAAAATATCAGCCTGCACGCGGAACGCCCGCTGGTGCAGGAGGTGTCGTTAACCCTGCAACGCGGGCGCGTGCTGGCGCTGGTAGGCGGTAGCGGCAGCGGCAAATCATTAACCTGCGCGGCGGCGCTCGGTGTGCTGCCTGCGGGCGTGCGGCAAACGGCCGGTCAGTTGCTGGCGGATAATCAGCCCGTCACACCGCAAACACTGCGCGGTACGACGGTGGCCACCATTATGCAGAACCCGCGCAGCGCCTTTAACCCGCTGCGCACTATGGCTGGTCATGCACGGGAGACCTGCCTGGCGCTCGGTAAACCCGCCGATAACGCCATACTGCTGGCGGCATTGCAGGATGTCGGGCTGGAGGACGCCGAACGTGTGCTCACGCTTTACCCGTTCGAGATGAGCGGCGGCATGTTACAACGCATGATGATCGCCATGGCGCTGTTGAGCGATGCGCCATTTATCGTAGCCGATGAACCTACTACCGACCTCGATGTGGTGGCGCAGGCGCGGATCCTTGATTTGCTGGCGCAGATTATGCGCGAGCGTCAGCCCGGCATGCTGCTGGTTACACACGATATGGGCGTGGTAGCACGGCTGGCAGATGATGTCGCGGTAATGGATAACGGGCGCATTATTGAACAAGGCACGGTGGAAACCCTGTTCAGTGCGCCACAACAGGCAGTGACCCGCGAACTAATTGCGGCCCACCTGGCGCTGTATGGACTGGAGCTGTCGCAATGA
- the nikR gene encoding nickel-responsive transcriptional regulator NikR, protein MQRVTITLDDDLLDTLDNLSARRGYHNRSEALRDILRGALAQESVQNNEQQGYAVLSYVYEHEKRDLASRIVATQHHHHDLSVATLHVHISHDDCLEIAVLKGKMGDVQHFADDVIAQRGVRHGHLQCLAAEE, encoded by the coding sequence ATGCAACGCGTGACCATAACACTGGATGATGACCTGCTCGATACGCTGGATAACCTTAGCGCACGGCGTGGTTACCACAACCGTTCGGAAGCGCTGCGGGATATTTTGCGCGGCGCGCTGGCGCAGGAGTCTGTGCAGAACAATGAACAGCAGGGTTACGCAGTGCTGTCGTATGTTTATGAACATGAGAAGCGCGACCTGGCGAGCCGTATTGTCGCCACGCAACACCATCATCACGACCTGTCTGTCGCCACGCTGCATGTGCATATCAGCCACGACGATTGCCTGGAGATCGCCGTGCTGAAAGGCAAAATGGGCGATGTGCAACACTTCGCCGACGACGTTATCGCCCAGCGCGGCGTGCGTCATGGTCATCTACAGTGTCTTGCCGCCGAAGAGTAA
- the nikC gene encoding nickel ABC transporter permease subunit NikC, whose translation MHFIKTARWPVRFVLLILLLLLVIALTCQWWTPYDPQAIDLPARLLPPGSQHWLGTDHLGRDIFSRLMAATRVSLGSVMMCLLLVLALGLSAGGCAGLLGGRVDQAIMRVADIFMTFPTSILSFFMVGVLGTGLTNVIIAIALSHWAWYARMVRSLVISLRSREYVLAARLSGASYLHVFRDHLAGAVVPSLLVLATLDIGHMMLHVAGMSFLGLGVTAPTPEWGVMINDARQYIWTQPLQMVWPGLALFISVMAFNLLGDALRDHLDPHLETEHAH comes from the coding sequence ATGCACTTTATAAAAACGGCCCGCTGGCCGGTGCGTTTCGTGCTGCTGATCCTGCTGTTACTGCTGGTGATTGCCCTGACCTGCCAATGGTGGACACCGTACGATCCGCAAGCCATCGATTTACCCGCGCGCCTGTTGCCGCCGGGTAGCCAGCACTGGCTCGGCACCGATCACCTGGGTCGGGATATTTTCTCACGCTTAATGGCAGCCACGCGGGTATCGCTGGGGTCGGTGATGATGTGTCTGCTGCTGGTGCTGGCGCTTGGTTTAAGCGCAGGCGGCTGCGCCGGGCTGCTCGGCGGGCGCGTTGATCAGGCCATCATGCGCGTGGCGGATATTTTTATGACCTTTCCCACCTCGATCCTGTCGTTTTTTATGGTCGGCGTGCTTGGGACAGGGCTGACCAACGTGATTATCGCTATCGCGCTTTCACACTGGGCCTGGTATGCGCGCATGGTACGCAGTCTGGTGATTTCACTGCGCAGCCGCGAGTACGTGCTGGCGGCGCGTTTAAGTGGCGCGAGTTATCTGCATGTGTTTCGCGATCATCTGGCGGGTGCGGTAGTGCCTTCGCTGCTGGTGCTGGCGACGCTGGATATCGGCCATATGATGCTGCACGTCGCCGGGATGTCGTTCCTCGGGCTTGGCGTCACAGCACCTACGCCAGAGTGGGGCGTAATGATCAATGACGCCCGGCAATATATCTGGACGCAGCCGCTGCAAATGGTCTGGCCTGGGCTGGCGCTGTTTATCAGCGTGATGGCGTTTAACCTGCTGGGCGACGCGCTGCGCGACCATCTCGATCCTCACCTGGAAACGGAGCACGCCCACTGA
- a CDS encoding AEC family transporter, with the protein MDTAEFFAQLAQQLLLSAPLFLLIALGYCLGRFAGWPESVNEGLNRFCFNVAIPCMLFKVMSKFFESPPVDMRLLIAYFGTCFVIYVVGRIAAKSLFLMDAVSASVFGLAGIFSNNVMLGIPVAIILLGASSLSSVALVLVFNSLILWTLVTVSVEWAQNGSFSARGIGKTLVSVLRNPIIIGIFSGFAWSFLIHRPLPQFLDSPVSMVAQVAAPLTLITLGMSLSRYQIRKGLAESLTICLLKLILMPALIWLIAWLLHLPREESQVVVLLGSMAVGINVYLMAQKFQVLQGATATSMLLSTLLSTVTTPLFMILMTHFYPNWP; encoded by the coding sequence ATGGATACGGCTGAATTCTTCGCGCAGCTCGCGCAACAACTGCTGCTCTCTGCGCCGCTCTTTTTATTGATTGCGCTGGGATATTGCCTTGGGCGCTTCGCCGGTTGGCCGGAATCGGTCAACGAAGGGCTCAACCGCTTCTGCTTCAATGTGGCAATCCCATGCATGCTGTTCAAAGTGATGAGCAAGTTCTTCGAAAGCCCGCCGGTGGATATGCGGCTGCTGATTGCCTACTTCGGCACCTGTTTTGTCATCTATGTGGTTGGGCGCATCGCGGCGAAAAGCCTGTTCCTTATGGACGCAGTTTCAGCCTCGGTGTTCGGCCTGGCGGGCATTTTTTCCAATAACGTGATGCTGGGCATTCCGGTTGCCATTATTTTGCTTGGTGCATCGAGCCTCTCGTCGGTGGCTCTGGTGCTGGTGTTTAACAGCCTGATTTTATGGACACTGGTGACCGTGTCGGTGGAATGGGCGCAAAACGGCAGCTTCTCAGCGCGGGGAATTGGCAAAACGCTGGTGAGCGTGCTGCGTAACCCGATTATCATCGGTATCTTCAGCGGATTCGCCTGGAGTTTCCTGATCCATCGCCCGCTCCCACAATTCCTCGATAGCCCGGTGAGCATGGTGGCGCAGGTCGCCGCGCCATTAACGCTTATTACTCTCGGTATGAGCTTGTCGCGCTATCAGATCCGCAAAGGATTAGCGGAAAGTTTGACCATCTGCCTGCTGAAACTGATTTTGATGCCGGCCTTGATTTGGTTGATTGCCTGGTTGCTGCATCTGCCGCGCGAAGAGAGCCAGGTGGTGGTGCTGTTAGGGTCGATGGCGGTGGGGATTAACGTCTATCTGATGGCGCAAAAATTCCAGGTGCTTCAGGGCGCGACGGCGACCAGCATGCTGCTTTCCACCCTGCTGTCGACCGTGACCACGCCGCTATTTATGATCCTGATGACGCATTTCTATCCGAACTGGCCCTGA
- the nikA gene encoding nickel ABC transporter substrate-binding protein, translated as MSFYRQASALLLLCASFAVFAAQNTLTTAWPVNVGPLNPHLYTPNQMFAQSMVYEPLVKYQADGSVKPWLATSWAHSEDGKTWVFTLRDGVTFSNGEPFNAAAAAENFRAVLDNRQRHAWLELANQITDVKALSPKQLQITLKSAYYPFLQELALPRPFRFIAPSQFKDHETLNGIKAPIGTGPWVLQESKLNQYDVLVRNEHYWGAKPALSKIIVKVIPDPTSRAVAFETGDIDLLYGNEGLLPLDTFARFSQNPAWRTQLSAPMETVMLALNSTHAPTNELAVREALNYAVDKKTLVDGALYGTQQVADTLFAPSVPYANIGLKPRQYDPAQARALLDKAGWLLPAGKSIREKAGQPLHIELAYIGTDALSKSMAEIIQANLRQVGVDVALIGEEESSIYARQRDGRFGMIFNRTWGAPYDPHAFMSSMRVPSHADYQAQLGLPDKAIIDKEIGEVLTSSDDSTRQALYRDILTRLHNDAVYLPISYISMMVVAKPQLGTIPFAPIASEIPFDQITPDAAP; from the coding sequence GTGTCTTTCTATCGTCAAGCTAGCGCTCTGCTTCTGCTCTGCGCATCCTTTGCCGTTTTCGCGGCACAAAATACGCTAACCACCGCCTGGCCGGTGAATGTTGGTCCGCTGAACCCGCACCTTTACACGCCAAACCAGATGTTCGCGCAAAGCATGGTTTATGAACCGCTGGTGAAATACCAGGCCGATGGCAGCGTGAAACCCTGGCTGGCGACAAGCTGGGCGCATTCGGAGGACGGCAAAACCTGGGTCTTTACCCTGCGCGACGGGGTGACGTTCTCCAACGGCGAGCCGTTTAACGCCGCCGCCGCTGCGGAGAACTTCCGCGCCGTGCTGGATAACCGTCAGCGCCACGCCTGGCTTGAGCTTGCCAATCAAATCACCGACGTTAAAGCCCTTAGCCCCAAGCAGTTACAAATCACCCTGAAAAGCGCCTACTACCCTTTCCTGCAAGAGCTCGCCCTGCCCCGCCCGTTCCGCTTTATCGCCCCGTCGCAATTTAAAGACCATGAAACGCTGAACGGGATTAAAGCACCCATTGGCACCGGACCGTGGGTATTACAGGAATCGAAGCTGAACCAGTACGACGTGCTGGTACGTAATGAGCACTACTGGGGCGCGAAACCGGCACTTAGCAAAATTATTGTCAAAGTGATCCCTGACCCGACCAGCCGCGCGGTGGCATTTGAAACCGGCGATATTGATCTGCTTTACGGCAACGAAGGGTTGCTACCGCTAGATACGTTTGCCCGTTTCAGCCAGAACCCCGCCTGGCGCACCCAGCTTTCTGCGCCAATGGAGACGGTGATGCTGGCGCTGAACTCCACGCATGCGCCAACCAATGAGTTAGCCGTGCGGGAAGCGCTGAACTACGCGGTGGATAAGAAAACGCTGGTCGATGGCGCGTTGTATGGCACGCAGCAGGTTGCCGACACGCTGTTCGCCCCTTCCGTGCCGTATGCCAATATCGGCCTGAAACCGCGCCAGTACGATCCGGCGCAGGCGCGCGCGCTGCTGGATAAAGCCGGCTGGCTGCTGCCCGCCGGGAAAAGCATTCGCGAAAAAGCCGGGCAGCCGCTGCATATTGAACTGGCTTATATCGGCACCGATGCACTGAGTAAATCGATGGCCGAGATTATTCAGGCCAATTTGCGTCAGGTAGGCGTGGATGTCGCCCTGATTGGCGAGGAAGAGAGCAGTATTTATGCCCGTCAGCGCGATGGCCGTTTTGGCATGATTTTCAACCGCACCTGGGGCGCACCGTACGATCCGCACGCGTTTATGAGCTCAATGCGCGTGCCGTCGCATGCCGATTACCAGGCGCAGTTAGGCCTGCCGGACAAAGCGATTATCGACAAAGAGATTGGCGAGGTGCTGACCAGCAGCGATGACAGCACGCGGCAGGCACTCTACCGGGATATTCTCACCCGTTTGCACAACGACGCGGTTTATCTGCCGATCAGTTATATCTCAATGATGGTGGTGGCAAAACCGCAGCTCGGCACGATTCCGTTTGCCCCGATCGCCTCGGAGATCCCGTTTGATCAGATAACCCCGGATGCCGCGCCATGA
- a CDS encoding SDR family NAD(P)-dependent oxidoreductase, protein MKISLDGKVALVSASTGGIGFAIAKGLAESGAEVILNGRSEDSVNKAKAALEKQVPGAKLRTAIADLGTAQGVETLLKASGEVDILVNNAGIYGPLDFYATDDATWENYWQTNVMSGVRLSRALLPAMVKKGWGRVVFISSESALNIPADMIHYGVTKTAQLSLARGLAKFVAGSGVTVNSVLPGPTMSDGFAGMMKEEMEKTGKSLKTLAKEFVMANRPSSVIQRAATVEEVANMVVYVCSKQASATSGAALRVDGGVVDDIV, encoded by the coding sequence ATGAAAATCTCACTCGACGGTAAAGTCGCGCTGGTCAGCGCTTCGACAGGCGGTATTGGTTTTGCGATTGCCAAAGGGCTGGCGGAAAGCGGCGCGGAAGTGATCCTTAACGGGCGCAGCGAAGATTCGGTGAATAAGGCAAAAGCGGCACTGGAAAAACAGGTGCCGGGTGCGAAGCTGCGTACCGCGATTGCCGATCTCGGCACGGCGCAGGGCGTGGAAACGCTGCTGAAAGCGAGCGGTGAGGTCGATATTCTGGTGAATAACGCCGGGATTTACGGCCCGCTGGATTTTTACGCCACCGACGATGCGACCTGGGAAAATTACTGGCAAACCAACGTGATGTCTGGCGTGCGTCTCTCGCGTGCGCTGCTGCCCGCAATGGTGAAAAAGGGCTGGGGGCGTGTGGTGTTTATCTCTTCTGAATCGGCGCTGAATATCCCGGCAGATATGATCCACTACGGCGTGACGAAGACCGCGCAGCTTTCGCTGGCACGCGGGCTGGCGAAATTTGTCGCCGGCAGCGGCGTCACCGTTAACAGCGTACTGCCAGGGCCCACTATGTCCGACGGTTTTGCCGGCATGATGAAAGAAGAGATGGAAAAGACCGGTAAGTCGCTGAAAACGCTGGCGAAAGAGTTTGTGATGGCCAATCGCCCGAGTTCAGTTATCCAGCGCGCCGCCACCGTGGAAGAGGTGGCGAATATGGTGGTCTATGTCTGTTCGAAACAGGCTTCGGCAACCTCTGGCGCGGCGCTGCGCGTGGACGGCGGCGTGGTGGATGATATTGTTTGA
- a CDS encoding DUF4303 domain-containing protein: protein MEWDEFEIKCLQATVAAIKKLLAENPEENFYAFSLYTDSSAMTVSLSANSEQQVNSILDSEENTSKENQDYYKWTTSEWAYEGVYPEFFTDISKSLRESPDRVNFSQFKKNLIQTLINTLKKVKHGELSLVLSTSVVFVSITDDNESENIENISAQSINNESITCYFLARYD from the coding sequence ATGGAATGGGACGAATTTGAAATAAAATGTTTGCAGGCCACAGTTGCAGCAATCAAAAAACTTCTTGCTGAAAACCCAGAGGAAAATTTTTATGCATTTTCCCTTTATACTGACAGTAGTGCGATGACCGTATCATTGAGTGCTAATTCAGAACAGCAGGTAAATTCCATTCTTGATAGCGAAGAAAATACAAGTAAGGAAAATCAGGATTACTATAAATGGACGACTTCAGAGTGGGCATATGAGGGAGTTTATCCGGAATTTTTTACTGATATTAGTAAGTCTCTTCGAGAGTCTCCGGACAGAGTAAATTTTTCACAATTTAAGAAGAATTTAATTCAAACACTTATCAATACACTTAAAAAAGTAAAACATGGGGAGCTTTCTTTAGTATTGAGTACTTCTGTAGTATTTGTTTCTATTACCGATGATAATGAATCAGAAAACATTGAAAATATCTCTGCGCAGTCAATAAACAATGAATCGATCACCTGTTATTTTCTTGCGAGATATGATTGA
- a CDS encoding LysR family transcriptional regulator, translated as MHKTTLEQWTLLQKVVELGSFAKAAEETHRSQSSVSYNLALLQERLGVALLVQEGRRAVLTPAGELLLNQVQPLLKAFDWVETRAATLRNGMRTRLDLVVDSIFPRARLFAILRQFQQRYPQTQVRLTEVLETASSELPVHAQADVMILTRRQDMTGRGEWLMNIDFVAVAHRDHPLCAAERVSEAMLAGWPLIRIAESDHRQSPVAQESWTFSTIDAAVEAVLYQVGYGWLPAERIQPLLDSGVLKTLPLSHGTRRATPLHLIVKKDLAPLDEQVEMLLQLFKE; from the coding sequence ATGCACAAGACGACGCTGGAACAATGGACGCTGCTGCAAAAGGTGGTTGAGCTGGGAAGCTTTGCGAAAGCGGCGGAAGAGACGCATCGCAGCCAGTCATCGGTCAGTTACAACCTGGCGCTGTTGCAGGAGCGGCTCGGCGTTGCTCTGCTCGTACAGGAAGGGCGGCGCGCGGTACTTACCCCGGCGGGCGAGTTGCTGCTCAACCAGGTACAACCGTTGCTCAAGGCATTCGACTGGGTAGAAACCCGTGCAGCCACGCTGCGCAATGGCATGCGCACGCGGCTGGATTTGGTGGTCGACAGTATTTTCCCCCGCGCGCGGCTATTTGCCATTTTGCGCCAGTTTCAGCAGCGCTACCCGCAAACACAGGTGCGGCTGACCGAAGTGCTGGAAACCGCCTCCAGCGAATTGCCGGTGCATGCGCAAGCCGATGTCATGATATTGACCCGCCGTCAGGATATGACCGGGCGCGGCGAATGGCTGATGAACATTGATTTTGTCGCCGTGGCACACCGCGATCACCCGCTGTGCGCGGCGGAACGGGTAAGCGAAGCGATGCTCGCCGGCTGGCCGCTGATTCGCATTGCCGAAAGCGACCATCGCCAAAGCCCGGTAGCGCAGGAGTCGTGGACGTTCTCCACCATCGATGCGGCGGTGGAAGCCGTGCTGTATCAGGTGGGCTACGGCTGGTTGCCGGCGGAGCGCATTCAGCCCTTGCTCGACAGCGGTGTGCTTAAAACGCTGCCGCTCAGCCACGGTACGCGCCGCGCCACACCGTTGCATCTGATTGTGAAAAAAGACCTCGCACCGCTCGATGAGCAGGTAGAAATGCTGTTGCAACTGTTTAAGGAGTAG
- the nikE gene encoding nickel import ATP-binding protein NikE, translating into MNLLDVNGVSHTYHQRPVLNNISFQLKSGDTVALLGRSGCGKSTLARLLVGLESPDEGEVRWQGTPLKQLNIRARQAFRRDIQMVFQDPVSAVNPRKTVRDILREPLRHLLKLPNSEQQARIQQLLEDVELDTSLLNKRPPQLSGGQLQRVCLARALAVEPTLLILDEAVSSLDLVLQAGVIRLLQRLQQRSGVACLFITHDLRLVERFCQRVLVMESGALVETLDVTSPLRLRSPAGQALQQAVLPAFPLSLQRTQPCNA; encoded by the coding sequence ATGAACCTTCTTGATGTGAACGGTGTGTCGCACACCTACCACCAGCGACCGGTGCTGAACAATATCTCTTTTCAGTTAAAAAGCGGGGACACCGTGGCGCTGCTCGGGCGCAGCGGCTGCGGGAAAAGCACGCTGGCGCGGCTGCTGGTAGGGCTGGAATCGCCAGACGAAGGTGAAGTGCGCTGGCAGGGCACACCGCTGAAGCAACTTAACATCCGCGCCCGCCAGGCGTTTCGCCGCGATATACAGATGGTGTTTCAGGATCCGGTCAGCGCGGTGAACCCGCGTAAAACCGTGCGCGACATTCTGCGTGAACCGCTGCGCCATCTGTTGAAACTGCCCAACAGCGAGCAGCAGGCACGCATCCAACAGCTACTGGAAGATGTCGAGCTGGATACCTCCCTGCTCAATAAACGCCCCCCGCAGTTGAGCGGCGGTCAGTTACAGCGCGTGTGCCTGGCGCGTGCGCTGGCGGTGGAACCCACACTATTGATTCTGGATGAAGCGGTTTCCAGCCTGGATCTGGTGCTGCAGGCGGGCGTTATCAGGCTCTTACAGCGGCTACAACAGCGTTCCGGCGTCGCGTGCCTGTTTATCACCCATGATTTGCGGCTGGTGGAGCGTTTTTGCCAGCGCGTGCTGGTGATGGAGAGCGGCGCGCTGGTGGAAACGCTCGACGTTACTTCACCGCTGCGCTTGCGTTCACCGGCAGGCCAGGCGCTACAACAGGCGGTGCTGCCCGCCTTTCCACTCTCATTACAAAGGACGCAACCATGCAACGCGTGA
- a CDS encoding phenolic acid decarboxylase, with translation MSTFDKHDLSGFVGKHLVYTYDNGWNYEIYVKNATTLDYRIHSGIVANRWVKNQQAYIVRVGESIYKISWTEPTGTDVSLIVNLGDRLFHGTIFFPRWVINNPEKTVCFQNDHIALMESYRAAGPAYPTEVIDEFATITFVRDCGENNDSVINCAASELPANFPQNLS, from the coding sequence ATGAGCACCTTTGATAAACATGATTTGAGCGGTTTCGTCGGCAAACATCTGGTTTATACCTACGATAATGGCTGGAATTACGAGATTTATGTGAAAAACGCCACGACGCTTGATTACCGGATCCACAGCGGTATCGTGGCGAACCGTTGGGTGAAAAATCAGCAGGCCTACATTGTTCGCGTTGGCGAAAGTATCTATAAAATTTCCTGGACTGAACCGACCGGCACCGATGTCAGCCTGATTGTTAACCTCGGCGATCGCCTGTTCCACGGCACTATTTTCTTCCCGCGCTGGGTTATCAATAACCCGGAAAAGACGGTTTGCTTCCAGAATGATCACATTGCGTTGATGGAATCGTATCGCGCGGCGGGCCCGGCTTACCCTACTGAAGTGATCGATGAGTTCGCGACTATTACATTTGTGCGTGATTGCGGCGAAAATAATGATAGCGTGATTAACTGCGCTGCCAGTGAATTACCGGCCAACTTCCCGCAGAATTTGTCATAA
- a CDS encoding DUF4291 domain-containing protein: protein MKKEQADELTAEKQLRAFYTNDFIRVYQAYSDTIADSALTHGTFVSPPFSMTRMTWIKPSFLWMMYRSGWGKKDANQHRILAIDLTHDGFKQILNQGILSHHRNSGTEEAEWQSQIKASDVVIQWDPERDIRLNKLDHRTIQIGLRNQAVADYCQKWIVNITDVTELAAKIHKLVEDDRISEALELLPEERVYDI from the coding sequence ATGAAAAAAGAGCAGGCAGATGAATTAACTGCCGAAAAGCAGTTAAGAGCATTCTACACCAACGATTTTATCCGCGTTTACCAGGCTTATTCCGACACTATCGCAGACAGCGCTCTTACGCATGGCACCTTCGTCTCGCCCCCTTTCAGTATGACCCGCATGACCTGGATTAAACCCTCTTTTCTGTGGATGATGTACCGCTCCGGCTGGGGAAAGAAAGATGCAAATCAGCACCGGATTCTGGCGATTGATCTTACCCATGACGGGTTTAAGCAAATCCTTAATCAGGGAATTTTGAGCCATCATCGGAACTCTGGCACAGAAGAAGCCGAGTGGCAAAGCCAAATAAAAGCGTCGGATGTGGTGATCCAGTGGGATCCGGAGCGTGATATCCGTTTGAACAAACTAGATCACCGCACGATTCAGATAGGATTGCGCAATCAGGCGGTCGCCGATTACTGCCAGAAATGGATTGTGAACATTACCGATGTTACAGAACTTGCCGCAAAAATTCATAAATTGGTTGAAGATGATCGCATCAGCGAAGCGCTTGAGTTGTTACCGGAAGAGCGGGTTTATGATATTTAA